A window of the Tessaracoccus sp. MC1865 genome harbors these coding sequences:
- the hisB gene encoding imidazoleglycerol-phosphate dehydratase HisB: MTRTATVERITSESSIKVTLDLDGSGTSQISTGIGFYDHMLTALSKHSLIDLTVEAEGDLHIDGHHTIEDTAICIGQALKEALGDKSGIRRYASAVVPLDEAVAEVVVDVAGRPYVTCQGEPDGQVYARIGGSGVPYAGSMTYHFFESLALNAGLCLHLTLRAGRDPHHIVEAEFKALARALRDAVEIDPRQQGIPSTKGAL; encoded by the coding sequence ATGACCCGCACCGCCACCGTCGAACGCATCACCAGCGAGTCGTCCATCAAGGTCACCCTCGACCTGGACGGCAGCGGCACCTCGCAGATCTCCACGGGCATCGGCTTCTACGACCACATGCTCACTGCGCTGTCCAAGCACTCGCTGATCGACCTCACCGTCGAGGCGGAGGGCGACCTGCACATCGACGGGCACCACACCATCGAGGACACCGCCATCTGCATCGGGCAGGCGCTGAAGGAGGCGCTGGGCGACAAGTCCGGCATCCGCCGCTACGCCTCCGCCGTCGTGCCGCTCGACGAGGCCGTCGCCGAGGTCGTCGTGGACGTGGCCGGCCGCCCGTACGTCACGTGCCAGGGGGAGCCCGACGGCCAGGTGTACGCCCGCATCGGTGGTTCCGGCGTGCCCTACGCCGGTTCGATGACGTACCACTTCTTCGAGTCGCTGGCGCTCAACGCCGGCCTCTGCCTGCACCTCACGCTGCGCGCCGGCCGGGATCCGCACCACATCGTGGAGGCCGAGTTCAAGGCCCTCGCGCGGGCGCTGCGCGACGCGGTCGAGATCGACCCCCGCCAGCAGGGCATCCCGAGCACGAAGGGTGCACTCTGA
- a CDS encoding histidinol-phosphate transaminase — translation MITLDDLPLRADLVGEEPYGAPQLDVPVVLNVNENPYPPSPAVRQEMAAAIVNAAGTLNRYPDREARALRADLAAYLGHGLTAERIWAANGSNEIMSHLLTAFGGPGRKVLTFTPTYSMYPEYARNTCTEYVTVPRRDDYTLDAELILGAIAEHRPTVVLITSPNNPTGTTVALEVIDEVCATTNAIVVADEAYQEFSSRPSALELLDKHPRLVVSRTMSKAFALAGGRVGYLAAASAIVDACRIVRLPYHLSAQTQAVARVALAHADELLARVRELTAEARGFEGWAREHGYAVVDSEANFSLIGRFPDRHQVWQSLLDRGILIRETGPAGFLRVSAGTPAEMAALKEALTDLQPERQP, via the coding sequence ATGATCACCCTCGACGACCTCCCGCTGCGTGCGGATCTGGTGGGGGAGGAGCCCTACGGTGCTCCCCAGCTGGACGTGCCGGTGGTGCTCAACGTCAACGAGAACCCCTACCCGCCGTCGCCGGCTGTCCGGCAGGAGATGGCGGCGGCCATCGTCAACGCCGCCGGCACGCTCAACCGCTACCCGGACCGCGAGGCGCGCGCCCTGCGGGCTGATCTCGCCGCCTACCTGGGCCACGGCCTGACGGCAGAGCGGATCTGGGCGGCCAACGGATCCAACGAGATCATGAGCCACCTGCTCACCGCGTTCGGCGGGCCGGGGCGCAAGGTGCTCACCTTCACTCCCACGTACTCCATGTACCCGGAGTACGCGCGCAACACCTGCACCGAGTACGTGACGGTGCCGCGTCGCGACGACTACACGCTCGACGCCGAACTCATCCTCGGCGCCATCGCCGAGCACCGGCCCACCGTCGTCCTCATCACCTCGCCGAACAACCCGACGGGTACCACCGTCGCGTTGGAGGTCATCGACGAGGTGTGCGCCACCACGAATGCCATCGTGGTCGCCGATGAGGCCTACCAGGAGTTCTCCAGCCGCCCCAGCGCGCTCGAGCTGCTCGACAAGCACCCCCGTCTGGTGGTGTCGCGCACCATGAGCAAGGCATTCGCCCTGGCCGGTGGCCGCGTGGGCTACCTGGCTGCGGCCTCCGCCATCGTGGACGCCTGCCGGATCGTGCGCCTGCCGTACCACCTCAGTGCCCAGACCCAGGCCGTGGCGCGCGTGGCGCTCGCCCACGCCGACGAACTCCTCGCCCGGGTGCGCGAACTGACCGCCGAGGCCCGCGGCTTCGAGGGCTGGGCGCGCGAGCACGGCTACGCCGTCGTCGATTCGGAGGCGAACTTCTCGCTGATCGGACGCTTCCCGGACCGGCACCAGGTCTGGCAGTCGCTGCTGGACAGGGGCATCCTGATCAGGGAGACCGGCCCGGCCGGCTTCCTGCGGGTCTCCGCCGGCACCCCGGCCGAAATGGCCGCCCTCAAAGAGGCCCTGACAGATCTCCAGCCCGAAAGGCAGCCATGA
- the priA gene encoding bifunctional 1-(5-phosphoribosyl)-5-((5-phosphoribosylamino)methylideneamino)imidazole-4-carboxamide isomerase/phosphoribosylanthranilate isomerase PriA: protein MEKLQLLPAVDVQNGQAVQLVQGIAGTQKEFGDPLEAALRWQEGGAEWLHLVDLDAAFGRGNNGDLLKDIVGKLDMSVEMSGGIRDDESLERALATGCRRVNIGTAALENPEWCERILARYGDRIAIGIDVRGENLAARGWTTEGGPWHEVVDRLTAAGCERFVVTDVNADGMLTGPNTDLLLEVAERSGRKVIASGGIATLDDLRALRRHVDRGVEGAIVGTALYVGRFTIGEALAVAEGAIDG from the coding sequence GTGGAGAAGCTTCAACTGTTGCCCGCCGTCGACGTCCAGAACGGCCAGGCCGTTCAACTGGTGCAGGGCATAGCCGGCACCCAGAAGGAATTCGGCGATCCCCTCGAGGCCGCGCTGCGCTGGCAGGAAGGCGGTGCCGAATGGCTTCATCTGGTGGACCTCGATGCGGCGTTCGGCCGTGGCAACAACGGTGACCTGCTGAAGGACATCGTCGGCAAGCTCGACATGTCGGTCGAGATGTCCGGCGGTATCCGTGACGACGAGTCACTGGAGCGCGCACTGGCCACCGGCTGCCGTCGCGTCAACATCGGCACCGCAGCCCTCGAGAACCCCGAGTGGTGTGAGCGGATCCTCGCCCGCTACGGCGACAGGATCGCCATCGGCATCGACGTGCGCGGCGAGAACCTCGCGGCCCGCGGCTGGACCACCGAGGGTGGCCCATGGCACGAGGTGGTGGACCGCCTGACGGCGGCAGGCTGCGAACGCTTCGTCGTCACAGACGTGAACGCAGACGGCATGCTGACCGGCCCCAACACGGATCTCCTCCTCGAGGTCGCCGAACGCAGCGGCAGGAAGGTGATCGCCTCCGGCGGTATCGCCACGCTCGACGACCTGCGTGCCCTGCGCCGCCACGTGGACCGCGGCGTGGAAGGTGCCATCGTCGGCACCGCGCTCTACGTCGGCCGGTTCACGATCGGCGAGGCGCTCGCCGTCGCAGAGGGCGCCATCGATGGTTAG
- the hisH gene encoding imidazole glycerol phosphate synthase subunit HisH — MRRVGLLDYGSGNLHSAARAFRNAGAEVVVSADHSELLRQDGLVVPGVGAFATCMSGLGAVGGDDLIRRWAAAERPLLGICVGHQILFSAGHEHGIRAEGVGLYDGEVTALETHRLPHMGWNTVSAAQGSRLFEGLAEERFYFVHSYAARTAPGDGLVTTAQHEDVSFVAAVERGVVSSTQFHPEKSGAAGARLIGNWLAAFSG; from the coding sequence ATTCGCCGGGTGGGCCTCCTCGACTACGGCTCAGGCAACCTGCACTCAGCAGCCCGCGCGTTCCGCAACGCGGGGGCTGAGGTCGTCGTGTCCGCGGACCACTCCGAACTCCTCCGGCAGGACGGTCTCGTCGTGCCGGGAGTCGGTGCCTTCGCGACCTGCATGAGCGGGCTCGGGGCGGTGGGCGGCGACGACCTCATCCGGCGCTGGGCCGCGGCCGAGCGTCCCCTCCTGGGGATCTGCGTCGGCCACCAGATCCTCTTCTCCGCCGGCCACGAACACGGCATCCGCGCCGAGGGCGTCGGCCTCTACGACGGAGAGGTCACCGCCCTGGAGACCCACCGCCTGCCGCACATGGGCTGGAACACGGTCAGCGCCGCGCAGGGTTCGCGCCTCTTCGAGGGCCTCGCGGAGGAGCGCTTCTACTTCGTGCACAGCTACGCCGCACGCACGGCACCGGGGGACGGCCTCGTCACCACGGCTCAGCATGAGGACGTCAGCTTCGTCGCGGCCGTCGAACGCGGCGTCGTGTCGTCCACCCAGTTCCACCCCGAAAAGTCGGGCGCCGCGGGCGCCCGACTCATCGGGAACTGGCTCGCCGCCTTCTCCGGCTGA
- a CDS encoding SDR family oxidoreductase has protein sequence MVRPPASTFGAVDPAHGHVPPLLTGRIKDLLAGKKIAMTGVTGFIGEQLLWKVLTECPETATAVLVRRKGSITAESRVESLLKKKIFKDVVEQAGGVAALMAARVQVIEGDLPRVPDLPSDIDVLVHCAGDVSFDPPIDQAFMTNVVGTKALLGKLREACSDADGNLVRVPHYVHVSTAYTAGRRRGAIPEAAHVHTIDYETETAAALAMAEHIEARSRSAEQLTVLRKEAEALHRQAGYLTTSQDTERRRLEWVKKELVSAGTERARSLGWTDVYTFAKAMGERVVADLTHDMQVSIFRPAIVESSLRYPYPGWIEGFKMADPLILAYGRGQVPEFPASPDAVIDVIPCDFIVNGLVAVCATQPAVGEPEYYHGASGARNPLTFRGIYEHVRSYFSKHPYTSGQGSTPLSTWNFPGAEPIEKLMRVADTGLKVGNKLLSYAPRGKRTRAMAASLDKTSKTLDFLGKYLSLYGEYLQSELHFVDDNTLALHHSLHEDDKERFGFDSASFDWTHYMEEVHIPAITDPVRRLEAVRKRRQARAATFKELKPAEPGTVLAAFDLDGTVMATNVVETYLWARLPELSPVRRLGEMASIAMQLPLYLGAERRDRGVFLRSIYRRYAGADLEALEAYVDEKLAPLILDRMSPDAIRRIREHRDAGHTTILMTGAVRPLTRPFEGLFDRIVAAELATDEHGRCTGFLSGPPMVGESRSAWLNHYAKLHAFDLSASCGYADSHVDLPMLSTVGNPVAVSPDIGLMRAARSKGWSIVEWPEMSPLPRWKMS, from the coding sequence ATGGTTAGGCCTCCGGCCAGCACGTTCGGTGCTGTGGATCCCGCGCACGGGCATGTGCCCCCGCTGCTGACGGGCCGTATCAAGGACCTCCTGGCGGGCAAGAAGATCGCCATGACCGGTGTCACCGGATTCATCGGCGAGCAGCTCCTCTGGAAGGTCCTCACCGAGTGCCCGGAGACCGCCACGGCGGTCCTGGTGCGCCGGAAGGGGTCGATCACGGCGGAGAGCCGCGTCGAGTCCCTGCTGAAGAAGAAGATCTTCAAGGATGTCGTGGAGCAGGCCGGTGGAGTCGCCGCACTCATGGCCGCCCGCGTCCAGGTGATCGAGGGTGACCTGCCCCGCGTGCCGGACCTGCCGAGCGACATCGACGTGCTCGTGCACTGCGCCGGCGACGTGTCCTTCGACCCGCCCATCGACCAGGCCTTCATGACCAACGTCGTGGGCACCAAGGCGCTCCTGGGCAAGCTGCGTGAAGCCTGCTCGGATGCGGACGGCAACCTGGTCCGCGTACCGCACTACGTGCACGTCTCGACGGCGTACACCGCCGGTCGTCGCCGGGGAGCCATCCCCGAAGCCGCGCACGTCCACACCATCGACTACGAGACCGAGACGGCCGCCGCGCTGGCCATGGCCGAGCACATCGAGGCCCGGTCCCGCAGCGCCGAGCAGCTGACGGTCCTGCGCAAGGAGGCGGAGGCCCTCCACCGCCAGGCCGGCTACCTCACCACCTCGCAGGACACCGAGCGCCGCCGCCTGGAATGGGTCAAGAAGGAACTGGTATCCGCGGGCACCGAGCGGGCCCGGTCATTGGGCTGGACCGACGTCTACACCTTCGCCAAGGCGATGGGGGAGCGCGTCGTGGCAGACCTCACCCACGACATGCAGGTGTCCATCTTCCGTCCCGCCATCGTCGAATCCTCGCTCCGGTACCCCTACCCGGGCTGGATCGAGGGCTTCAAGATGGCAGATCCCCTCATCCTGGCCTACGGCCGTGGCCAGGTGCCGGAGTTCCCCGCCTCACCGGATGCCGTGATCGACGTCATCCCCTGCGACTTCATCGTCAATGGCCTGGTGGCGGTGTGCGCCACCCAGCCCGCCGTCGGTGAACCCGAGTATTACCACGGCGCGTCGGGCGCCCGTAACCCGCTGACGTTCCGCGGGATCTACGAGCACGTGCGCAGCTACTTCAGCAAGCACCCGTACACCTCCGGGCAGGGCTCCACGCCGCTGTCCACCTGGAACTTCCCGGGGGCTGAACCCATCGAGAAGCTCATGCGGGTGGCGGACACGGGCCTCAAAGTGGGCAACAAGCTGCTGAGCTACGCGCCGCGTGGCAAGCGGACCCGGGCCATGGCCGCCAGCCTCGACAAGACGTCGAAGACGCTGGACTTCCTCGGCAAGTACCTCAGCCTCTACGGCGAGTACCTCCAGTCGGAGCTGCACTTCGTCGACGACAACACCCTGGCGCTGCACCACTCGCTGCATGAGGACGACAAGGAGCGCTTCGGCTTCGATTCCGCCTCCTTCGACTGGACGCACTACATGGAGGAGGTGCACATCCCGGCAATCACAGATCCGGTGCGCCGCCTCGAAGCCGTGCGCAAGCGTCGTCAGGCACGCGCCGCCACGTTCAAGGAACTGAAGCCCGCGGAGCCGGGCACCGTGCTCGCCGCTTTCGACCTCGACGGCACCGTCATGGCCACCAACGTGGTGGAGACCTACCTCTGGGCGCGGCTGCCGGAGCTCAGCCCCGTGCGCAGGCTCGGCGAGATGGCGAGCATCGCCATGCAGCTGCCGCTCTACCTGGGCGCTGAGCGCAGAGACCGCGGTGTCTTCCTGCGGTCGATCTACCGTCGGTACGCCGGGGCGGACCTGGAGGCGCTCGAGGCCTATGTCGACGAGAAACTGGCGCCACTGATCCTGGACCGGATGTCGCCGGACGCCATCCGCCGCATCCGCGAGCACCGCGACGCAGGGCACACCACCATCCTCATGACGGGTGCGGTACGTCCGCTGACCAGGCCGTTCGAAGGGCTGTTCGACAGGATCGTCGCGGCGGAACTCGCCACCGATGAGCATGGGCGCTGCACGGGCTTCCTGAGTGGCCCACCGATGGTCGGCGAGTCCCGCTCCGCCTGGCTCAACCACTATGCCAAACTGCACGCTTTCGATCTGAGCGCCAGTTGCGGCTACGCCGACAGCCATGTCGACCTGCCGATGCTCAGCACCGTGGGTAACCCCGTGGCCGTCAGCCCCGACATCGGCCTCATGCGGGCGGCCCGGTCCAAGGGCTGGTCGATCGTGGAATGGCCGGAGATGTCTCCGCTGCCGCGCTGGAAGATGTCGTGA
- the dnaE gene encoding DNA polymerase III subunit alpha: MLDGAARIHDLFRGAEEMGMPALAMTDHGNLYGAYEFYKASKNYDVKPIIGLEAYLTPRTHRSERKRVQFGDGTGDDVASKGAYTHMTMWASNNEGMHNLFRLSTRSSLEGFFYKPRADRELLHQYGTGLLATTGCPSGEVQTFLRLGQYDNARAAAAEFRDIFGEGNFYVELMDHGLDIETRVRKDLLRLAKDLSLPLVATNDLHYVHAHDADAHDTLLCVSAGSRKAETSRFKFDGNGYYLKSAEEMRSLFRELPEACDNTLAIAERIETKFDEGMGTYMPRYPVPEGETEDSWFHKEVERGLQARYHGNISQEVRERAEFETSIIASMGFTGYFLVVADFINWAKKNGIRVGPGRGSGAGSICAYALRITDLCPLQHGLLFERFLNPERVSMPDFDIDFDDRRRGEVIQYVSEKYGNDKVAQIITYGSIKAKAAVKDSARVLDMPFAIGEQITKAMPADVMGKGVSLADLFNEQHKRYAEGNEFRELYQSSPDVRTVVDTAKGLEGLKRQWGVHAAGVIMSSHSLIDIIPLMKREADGAIITQFDYPGCESLGLIKMDFLGLRNLTVLDDAVRNIKLNRDLDLDLDALVEDMTDKAAYDLLASGDTLGIFQLDGGGMRTLLRLMQPDHFEDISAALALYRPGPMGAQSHTNYALRKTGQQEIVPIHPELEEPLADILSTTYGLIVYQEQVQQIAQRVAGYSLGKADLLRRAMGKKKKEVLDAEFVPFSEGMRANGFSDGAIKALWEILIPFSDYAFNKAHTAAYGVISYWTAYLKAKYPVEYMAALLQSVRDDKDKSAQYLAECRRMGIEVLPPDVNSSEVMFTPVGEHIRFGLGAVRNVGDKVVTAWVEERKRLGPASDFHDFLDKAPLLICNKRVVESLIKAGAFDEMGHARRALMSIYENAVDAVIDLKRNAEHGQDGFDFGFGAEVDDTSSALRDTVPEMDEWDRRTKLGFEREMLGLYVSDHPLNGLEHVLQANSERSISSVASPDGYRGPTKVCGLITSVARRVNKAGNIWAIISVEDLTSSLEVTVFPRVYDQVAQYLEPDTIIAVSGVAEDGEDRGRMRAQQIITPHVSAEGNVGPLALSLPAVRCTPGLVNRLKEILALYPGAAEVHLSLRTGDTIKTFRLGDGYRVNLTSALFADLKAVLGPACVGMGRGVDV; the protein is encoded by the coding sequence ATGCTCGACGGCGCGGCCCGCATCCACGACCTGTTCAGGGGCGCGGAGGAGATGGGCATGCCGGCCCTCGCCATGACGGACCACGGCAACCTCTACGGTGCCTACGAGTTCTACAAGGCCTCCAAGAACTACGATGTCAAGCCGATCATCGGCCTCGAGGCCTACCTGACGCCCCGCACCCACCGCTCTGAGCGCAAGCGTGTGCAGTTCGGCGACGGTACCGGTGACGACGTCGCGTCGAAGGGCGCCTACACCCACATGACGATGTGGGCCTCCAACAACGAGGGCATGCACAACCTCTTCAGGCTCTCCACCAGGAGCTCCCTCGAGGGCTTCTTCTATAAGCCGCGCGCAGACCGGGAACTGCTCCACCAGTACGGCACGGGCCTGCTGGCCACCACGGGGTGCCCGTCGGGCGAGGTGCAGACGTTCCTGCGGTTGGGGCAGTACGACAACGCCCGCGCAGCCGCCGCCGAGTTTCGCGACATCTTCGGGGAGGGCAACTTCTACGTCGAACTGATGGACCACGGCCTCGACATCGAGACCAGGGTCCGCAAGGACCTGCTGCGCCTGGCGAAGGACCTCTCCCTGCCGCTCGTGGCCACCAACGACCTCCACTACGTGCACGCCCACGATGCCGACGCCCACGACACCCTGCTCTGCGTCTCGGCCGGTTCGCGGAAGGCGGAGACCAGCCGCTTCAAGTTCGACGGCAACGGGTACTACCTCAAGTCCGCCGAGGAGATGCGCTCGCTGTTCCGGGAACTCCCGGAGGCGTGCGACAACACGCTCGCCATCGCGGAGCGGATCGAGACGAAGTTCGACGAGGGCATGGGCACCTACATGCCCCGGTACCCCGTCCCGGAGGGCGAAACCGAGGACTCTTGGTTCCACAAGGAGGTCGAACGCGGCCTCCAGGCGCGCTACCACGGCAACATCTCCCAGGAGGTGCGTGAACGCGCCGAGTTCGAGACCAGCATCATCGCCTCCATGGGCTTCACCGGCTACTTCCTCGTGGTGGCGGACTTCATCAACTGGGCCAAGAAGAACGGCATCCGGGTCGGCCCCGGCCGCGGCTCGGGTGCAGGTTCCATCTGCGCCTACGCCCTGCGCATCACAGATCTCTGCCCGCTGCAGCACGGCCTCCTGTTCGAACGGTTCCTGAACCCGGAACGCGTCTCCATGCCGGACTTCGACATCGACTTCGATGATCGCCGCCGCGGCGAGGTCATCCAGTACGTGTCGGAGAAGTACGGCAACGACAAGGTCGCCCAGATCATCACGTACGGCTCCATCAAGGCGAAGGCCGCGGTGAAGGACTCCGCACGCGTGCTCGACATGCCGTTCGCCATCGGCGAGCAGATCACCAAGGCCATGCCGGCAGACGTCATGGGCAAGGGCGTCTCGCTGGCGGACCTGTTCAACGAGCAGCACAAGCGCTACGCCGAGGGCAACGAGTTCCGCGAGCTGTACCAGTCGTCGCCGGACGTGCGCACAGTCGTCGACACGGCCAAGGGCCTGGAGGGGCTGAAGCGCCAGTGGGGCGTCCACGCCGCCGGCGTGATCATGAGTTCGCATTCGCTGATCGACATCATCCCGCTCATGAAGCGCGAGGCCGACGGTGCGATCATCACCCAGTTCGACTACCCGGGCTGCGAGTCCCTCGGCCTGATCAAGATGGACTTCCTGGGGTTGCGCAACCTCACCGTCCTCGACGACGCGGTGCGCAACATCAAGCTGAACCGCGACCTCGACCTCGACCTCGACGCGCTCGTCGAGGACATGACCGACAAGGCCGCCTACGACCTGCTGGCCAGCGGCGACACCCTGGGCATCTTCCAACTCGACGGCGGCGGCATGCGCACCCTGCTGCGCCTCATGCAGCCGGACCATTTCGAGGACATCTCCGCGGCCCTGGCCCTGTACCGGCCCGGGCCCATGGGCGCCCAGTCCCACACCAACTACGCCCTGCGCAAGACCGGCCAGCAGGAGATCGTCCCGATCCACCCGGAGCTCGAGGAACCACTCGCGGACATCCTCTCCACCACCTACGGCCTGATCGTCTACCAGGAGCAGGTCCAGCAGATCGCCCAGCGCGTCGCCGGTTACTCGCTGGGTAAGGCAGACCTGCTGCGCCGCGCCATGGGCAAGAAGAAGAAGGAGGTCCTCGACGCGGAGTTCGTGCCGTTCTCCGAGGGCATGCGGGCCAACGGCTTCTCCGACGGTGCCATCAAGGCGCTGTGGGAGATCCTGATCCCGTTCTCCGACTACGCCTTCAACAAGGCGCACACCGCGGCCTACGGCGTCATCTCCTACTGGACGGCCTACCTCAAGGCGAAGTACCCCGTCGAATACATGGCGGCGCTGCTCCAGTCGGTGCGCGACGACAAGGACAAGTCCGCCCAGTACCTCGCCGAATGCCGCCGCATGGGCATCGAGGTGCTGCCGCCGGACGTGAACTCCTCCGAGGTGATGTTCACGCCTGTGGGCGAGCACATCCGCTTCGGCCTGGGCGCCGTCCGCAACGTGGGCGACAAGGTGGTCACCGCCTGGGTGGAGGAGCGCAAGCGCCTCGGCCCCGCGTCGGACTTCCACGACTTCCTGGACAAGGCGCCGCTGCTGATCTGCAACAAGCGCGTGGTCGAATCGCTGATCAAGGCCGGTGCCTTCGACGAGATGGGCCACGCCCGCCGAGCGCTCATGAGCATCTATGAGAACGCCGTCGACGCGGTCATCGACCTCAAGCGCAACGCGGAGCACGGCCAGGACGGGTTCGACTTCGGTTTCGGTGCCGAGGTCGACGACACCAGCTCCGCGCTGCGCGACACGGTGCCGGAGATGGACGAGTGGGACCGCCGCACCAAGCTCGGCTTCGAGCGCGAGATGCTGGGCCTCTACGTGTCGGACCACCCGCTCAACGGGCTCGAGCACGTCCTGCAGGCCAACTCCGAGCGGTCGATCTCCTCGGTCGCCTCCCCGGACGGCTACCGCGGCCCCACCAAGGTGTGCGGCCTGATCACTTCGGTGGCCCGCCGCGTCAACAAGGCCGGCAACATCTGGGCCATCATCAGCGTGGAGGATCTCACCAGTTCGCTGGAGGTCACAGTCTTCCCGCGGGTCTATGACCAGGTGGCGCAGTACCTGGAGCCGGACACCATCATCGCCGTCAGCGGCGTGGCGGAGGACGGCGAGGACCGCGGCCGGATGCGGGCCCAGCAGATCATCACGCCGCACGTCAGCGCCGAAGGTAACGTCGGCCCGCTCGCCCTGTCGCTGCCGGCGGTGCGCTGCACCCCCGGCCTGGTGAACCGCCTGAAGGAGATCCTCGCCCTGTACCCCGGCGCGGCCGAGGTGCACCTCAGCCTCCGCACCGGCGACACCATCAAGACCTTCCGCCTCGGCGACGGTTACCGGGTGAACCTCACGTCTGCGCTGTTCGCAGACCTGAAGGCCGTCCTGGGCCCGGCGTGCGTCGGCATGGGACGGGGCGTTGATGTCTGA
- the hisD gene encoding histidinol dehydrogenase: MLRILDFTGAQGPYRAMLPRGSFDVDAAVEVVRPIVDDVAARGEEALREYSQRFDGVTPESLRVPAAELERAAAELDPDLAEAFAVSIQRRRQVAQDLELDSNPAPAVLADGARVGLRNIPVGRVGLYVPGGLAPLASSVIMNVVPAQVAGVPSIAVASPPQKEFGGLPHPNILALCHILGVEEVYAVGGAQAVAMFAHGVEGLCEPVSLITGPGNIFVVAAKRLLRGLVGIDSEAGPTEIAIVADDTANPAYVAADLISQAEHDPLAASVLITPSAALGVAVRAEVTRQVEVQKHHERIRTALTGPQSAVVLVRDLDQAVAVADAYAAEHLEIQTADAEAVAARIRNAGAIFVGDFAPVSLGDYSAGSTHVLPTAGCACHSSGLNVRSFMRTVHVIGYTEQALMEIADGVEKFALAEDLPGHAAAITVRRAQ, from the coding sequence GTGCTGCGCATTCTTGATTTCACCGGGGCTCAGGGGCCCTACCGGGCCATGTTGCCCCGCGGGTCGTTCGACGTGGACGCCGCGGTAGAGGTGGTGCGGCCCATCGTCGACGACGTGGCTGCCCGCGGTGAAGAGGCGCTGCGCGAGTACTCCCAGAGGTTCGACGGCGTGACTCCGGAGTCGCTCCGCGTGCCGGCTGCTGAGCTGGAGCGCGCCGCCGCAGAACTCGACCCGGACCTGGCCGAGGCCTTCGCCGTGTCCATCCAACGGCGCCGTCAGGTGGCCCAGGACCTGGAACTCGACTCGAACCCGGCCCCCGCCGTCCTCGCCGACGGCGCCCGAGTCGGCCTGCGCAACATCCCCGTCGGCCGCGTCGGCCTCTACGTGCCGGGCGGCCTCGCTCCGCTGGCCTCCTCGGTCATCATGAACGTGGTGCCGGCGCAGGTGGCCGGAGTGCCGTCGATCGCCGTCGCGTCGCCGCCCCAGAAGGAGTTCGGCGGGCTGCCGCACCCCAACATCCTGGCGCTGTGCCACATCCTCGGCGTGGAAGAGGTCTACGCCGTCGGCGGCGCGCAGGCCGTGGCCATGTTCGCCCACGGCGTCGAGGGCCTGTGCGAGCCCGTCTCGCTGATCACCGGCCCCGGCAACATCTTCGTGGTGGCCGCCAAGCGCCTGCTCCGCGGGCTCGTCGGCATCGACTCGGAGGCCGGCCCCACGGAGATCGCCATCGTGGCCGACGACACCGCGAACCCGGCCTACGTGGCCGCAGACCTCATCTCGCAGGCCGAACACGACCCGTTGGCAGCGTCTGTGCTCATCACACCCTCGGCCGCGCTGGGCGTGGCCGTCCGGGCGGAGGTGACCCGGCAGGTGGAGGTGCAGAAGCACCACGAGCGGATCCGCACCGCGCTCACTGGCCCGCAGTCCGCCGTCGTGCTGGTGCGCGACCTCGACCAGGCCGTCGCAGTGGCAGACGCCTACGCCGCCGAACACCTGGAGATCCAGACGGCCGACGCGGAGGCGGTGGCCGCGCGGATCCGCAACGCCGGCGCCATCTTCGTCGGCGACTTCGCCCCCGTCTCGCTGGGCGACTACTCCGCGGGTTCGACGCACGTGTTGCCCACCGCGGGCTGCGCCTGCCACTCGTCGGGTCTCAACGTGCGCTCGTTCATGCGCACCGTGCACGTCATCGGCTACACCGAGCAGGCCCTGATGGAGATCGCAGACGGGGTGGAGAAGTTCGCGCTGGCCGAAGACCTTCCGGGCCACGCCGCGGCCATCACGGTGCGGAGGGCCCAATGA